Proteins found in one Acanthopagrus latus isolate v.2019 chromosome 3, fAcaLat1.1, whole genome shotgun sequence genomic segment:
- the vps72a gene encoding vacuolar protein sorting 72 homolog a — protein sequence MNLVGGREPRKTAGNRMSKLLDAEEEDDFYKTTYGGFNEESGDDEYHGEHSDTEDEVDSDFDIDEGDEPDSDQEEDAPRRKGRVVTKAYKEPIKVAKPKPKRPSEEQKKIEKTKVELKRRIPQEFQDFGETRKSVRQSTSEHTRKTNLRLQERQDAPRRRRGAHRDRPLTQEELLAEAKITAELNIRSLENYERLEADKKKQVHKKRRFEGPTIRYHSVLMPLVSHSVLKEENVDVEGLDQDVPQTAPQNPATPSQQPAGGLCSRTYITFSDDEAFEAAFPHIDQPSPQLPVQEVCPVTHKAALYRDPVTDIPYANTRAFRIIREAYRKYVAAHGFPNTSGGVTGLDSSTVKGARQKMVVKQSAVGT from the exons ATGAATCTGGTAGGCGGCCGCGAACCCAGAAAGACTGCGGGCAATCGCATGTCAAAATTACTGGATGCTGAAGAAGAGGACGATTTTTACAAGACCACTTATGGAGGCTTCAACGAG gaatCGGGGGATGATGAGTATCATGGAGAACATTCAGACACAGAGGATGAGGTGGACAGTGACTTTGACATTGATGAGGGTGACGAGCCTGACAGCGACCAGGAGGAGGATGCACCTCGGAGGAAAGGACGCGTTGTCACTAAAGCTTACAAG GAACCTATAAAGGTTGCAAAACCAAAACCCAAAAGACCATctgaggagcagaagaagattGAGAAAACCAAAGTGGAGCTCAAAAGGAGGATTCCACAAGAATTCCAGGATTTTGGAGAGA CCCGGAAGTCTGTGAGGCAATCCACCAGTGAACATACCAGAAAGACCAACTTGCGTTTGCAAGAGCGCCAGGATGCCCCTCGGAGACGGAGAGGTGCTCATCGTGACCGGCCCCTgacccaggaggagctgctggctgaggcCAAAATAACAGCTGAGCTCAACATTCGATCTTTAG AGAACTATGAACGTCTGGAGGCAGACAAGAAGAAACAAGTCCACAAGAAACGGCGTTTTGAAGGACCAACCATCCGTTACCATTCGGTCCTGATGCCACTCGTCTCTCACTCTGTCCTAAAAGAAGAAAACGTGGATGTTGAAGG ATTGGATCAGGACGTCCCTCAGACTGCGCCACAAAATCCCGCCACACCATCCCAGCAGCCCGCTGGAGGCCTGTGCTCCCGTACCTACATAACATTCAGCGACGATGAAGCTTTTGAGGCGGCCTTTCCACACATCGACCAGCCAAGTCCTCAGCTGCCCGTCCAGGAGGTTTGTCCCGTCACCCACAAAGCCGCGCTGTACAGAGACCCCGTCACAGACATACCTTATGCTAACACGCGAGCTTTCCGCATCATCCGAGAAGCGTATCGTAAATATGTGGCTGCTCACGGATTTCCAAACACTTCGGGAGGGGTGACGGGACTCGACTCCTCAACAGTAAAGGGGGCCCGACAGAAAATGGTCGTCAAGCAGAGTGCCGTGGGAACATAG
- the LOC119014236 gene encoding leucine-rich repeat and immunoglobulin-like domain-containing nogo receptor-interacting protein 1 isoform X2 gives MFKGIAVHQWLCWGALYLLAAGAACTSEARRLCPQPCRCNTVLLGVNCSDSQFAAVPDGLPPDTKLLNLTHNKIKTLVHQQFQTLPQLLDLDLSDNIMVIIEAEAFLGLPSLTTLRLARNHLKIIPVGAFAGLLKLKLLDISSNEILVFLDFTFRDLASLQIIKAAGNNIVFISHQAFAGLSGLQELHFDGCNLTAVPTEALTQLSALKSLHFHRLGLTTLPNYSFRHLERLKELVISNSPWLETLSGNSLFGLNLTSLTIRHSKLSAVPYIPLHHLVYLVHLDLSFNPITCIHGYLLGDLLRLQELRLVGGSLLRIEIGAFGGLTQFKVLNVSRNFLTTLEVGAFHSVETLKALGLDNNPLACDCRLLWVVRRQVYLDFGGAPPTCTTSAQLQSWNFLDFTEADVPGLLTCRQPRILNRTPQAVRVDQGHTVVFYCNAEGDPVPSVTWLNPQLKSLSPMGRIRTLSNGSLEVRYAQPQDSGTYLCVASNAAGNNTLPVSLRVRAFPSSSKNPFLLEGWFAFPSPSPGVNGTQKLSFDVKTLLMAATIGFLSFFSSVSVCFIFMFLWSKSKGQIKHTATIAYVPRSAVSSSKGGNQMETSRFTMKLI, from the coding sequence ATGTTTAAGGGCATTGCCGTCCACCAATGGCTGTGCTGGGGAGCTCTCTACCTGTTGGCAGCGGGGGCGGCATGCACATCTGAGGCGCGCCGCTTGTGTCCTCAGCCCTGCCGCTGCAACACCGTGCTGCTGGGGGTGAACTGCTCTGACAGCCAGTTTGCTGCGGTGCCCGACGGTCTCCCACCGGACACCAAGCTGCTAAACTTAACTCATAATAAGATCAAGACTCTGGTACATCAGCAGTTCCAGACTCTGCCCCAACTTTTAGACTTGGATTTGAGCGATAATATTATGGTGATAATCGAGGCGGAAGCCTTTCTCGGCTTGCCAAGTCTGACAACTCTGCGTCTTGCTCGTAACCACCTGAAGATCATTCCCGTGGGAGCCTTTGCTGGTTTGCTGAAACTGAAGTTACTGGACATAAGCAGCAATGAGATCCTTGTTTTTCTAGACTTCACCTTCCGTGACTTGGCTAGCCTGCAGATAATCAAAGCAGCAGGCAACAACATAGTTTTCATCTCGCATCAAGCATTCGCTGGCCTCAGCGGTCTGCAAGAGCTGCACTTCGACGGCTGCAACCTCACAGCTGTCCCGACGGAGGCGCTCACACAGCTCAGCGCGCTGAAGAGTCTTCATTTTCACCGACTTGGCCTCACCACACTGCCAAATTACTCTTTCCGTCATTTAGAGCGTCTCAAGGAGCTTGTCATTTCTAATTCCCCGTGGCTGGAGACCCTATCAGGAAACAGCCTCTTTGGCCTCAATCTCACCTCCCTCACCATCAGACACTCGAAACTCAGCGCTGTCCCGTACATTCCGTTGCATCATCTCGTGTATCTGGTACACCTCGACCTTTCTTTTAATCCAATCACCTGCATTCATGGTTACCTGCTCGGAGACTTGCTCCGGCTTCAAGAGCTTCGTCTGGTGGGGGGATCATTGCTACGCATCGAAATCGGAGCTTTCGGTGGTTTGACGCAATTTAAAGTACTGAATGTGTCTAGAAACTTTCTCACCACACTTGAAGTAGGAGCTTTTCACTCAGTTGAAACCCTAAAAGCTCTAGGACTTGATAACAACCCCCTAGCATGCGACTGTCGTTTGCTATGGGTGGTGCGAAGACAAGTATACCTGGACTTTGGTGGCGCTCCACCGACCTGCACTACCTCGGCCCAGCTGCAGAGCTGGAATTTTCTTGACTTTACCGAAGCTGACGTCCCGGGCCTGCTCACATGTCGGCAGCCTCGTATTCTGAACCGGACACCTCAAGCAGTGAGAGTCGATCAGGGACACACGGTGGTGTTTTATTGCAATGCGGAAGGTGACCCTGTGCCATCTGTCACCTGGCTAAACCCACAGCTAAAATCTTTATCACCCATGGGTAGAATACGGACTCTCTCTAATGGCTCGCTTGAAGTTCGCTATGCTCAGCCTCAAGACAGTGGTACTTACCTCTGTGTGGCATCCAATGCGGCAGGAAATAACACCCTGCCCGTCAGCCTGCGTGTCCGAGCCTTTCCATCGTCTTCTAAAAACCCCTTCCTTCTTGAAGGTTGGTTTGCCTTCCCGTCTCCGTCTCCGGGTGTGAATGGAACTCAGAAACTCTCCTTTGATGTCAAGACATTACTGATGGCAGCAACCATCGGGTTCCtgtcatttttcagctctgtgagCGTGTGCTTCATTTTCATGTTCCTCTGGAGCAAGAGCAAAGGGCAAATAAAGCACACAGCCACAATAGCATATGTGCCACGAAGTGCTGTGTCAAGTAGTAAAGGAGGCAACCAGATGGAGACAAGCAGGTTCACCATGAAACTGATATGA
- the LOC119014236 gene encoding leucine-rich repeat and immunoglobulin-like domain-containing nogo receptor-interacting protein 1 isoform X1, producing the protein MDDSDATFVSWINCRAVNNININRNHLRSQFDNGHQMFKGIAVHQWLCWGALYLLAAGAACTSEARRLCPQPCRCNTVLLGVNCSDSQFAAVPDGLPPDTKLLNLTHNKIKTLVHQQFQTLPQLLDLDLSDNIMVIIEAEAFLGLPSLTTLRLARNHLKIIPVGAFAGLLKLKLLDISSNEILVFLDFTFRDLASLQIIKAAGNNIVFISHQAFAGLSGLQELHFDGCNLTAVPTEALTQLSALKSLHFHRLGLTTLPNYSFRHLERLKELVISNSPWLETLSGNSLFGLNLTSLTIRHSKLSAVPYIPLHHLVYLVHLDLSFNPITCIHGYLLGDLLRLQELRLVGGSLLRIEIGAFGGLTQFKVLNVSRNFLTTLEVGAFHSVETLKALGLDNNPLACDCRLLWVVRRQVYLDFGGAPPTCTTSAQLQSWNFLDFTEADVPGLLTCRQPRILNRTPQAVRVDQGHTVVFYCNAEGDPVPSVTWLNPQLKSLSPMGRIRTLSNGSLEVRYAQPQDSGTYLCVASNAAGNNTLPVSLRVRAFPSSSKNPFLLEGWFAFPSPSPGVNGTQKLSFDVKTLLMAATIGFLSFFSSVSVCFIFMFLWSKSKGQIKHTATIAYVPRSAVSSSKGGNQMETSRFTMKLI; encoded by the exons ATGGATGACTCAGACGCTACCTTTGTATCTTGGATTAATTGCAGAGctgtaaacaacataaatataaacCGAAACCATCTACGCTCACAGTTTGACAATG gcCACCAGATGTTTAAGGGCATTGCCGTCCACCAATGGCTGTGCTGGGGAGCTCTCTACCTGTTGGCAGCGGGGGCGGCATGCACATCTGAGGCGCGCCGCTTGTGTCCTCAGCCCTGCCGCTGCAACACCGTGCTGCTGGGGGTGAACTGCTCTGACAGCCAGTTTGCTGCGGTGCCCGACGGTCTCCCACCGGACACCAAGCTGCTAAACTTAACTCATAATAAGATCAAGACTCTGGTACATCAGCAGTTCCAGACTCTGCCCCAACTTTTAGACTTGGATTTGAGCGATAATATTATGGTGATAATCGAGGCGGAAGCCTTTCTCGGCTTGCCAAGTCTGACAACTCTGCGTCTTGCTCGTAACCACCTGAAGATCATTCCCGTGGGAGCCTTTGCTGGTTTGCTGAAACTGAAGTTACTGGACATAAGCAGCAATGAGATCCTTGTTTTTCTAGACTTCACCTTCCGTGACTTGGCTAGCCTGCAGATAATCAAAGCAGCAGGCAACAACATAGTTTTCATCTCGCATCAAGCATTCGCTGGCCTCAGCGGTCTGCAAGAGCTGCACTTCGACGGCTGCAACCTCACAGCTGTCCCGACGGAGGCGCTCACACAGCTCAGCGCGCTGAAGAGTCTTCATTTTCACCGACTTGGCCTCACCACACTGCCAAATTACTCTTTCCGTCATTTAGAGCGTCTCAAGGAGCTTGTCATTTCTAATTCCCCGTGGCTGGAGACCCTATCAGGAAACAGCCTCTTTGGCCTCAATCTCACCTCCCTCACCATCAGACACTCGAAACTCAGCGCTGTCCCGTACATTCCGTTGCATCATCTCGTGTATCTGGTACACCTCGACCTTTCTTTTAATCCAATCACCTGCATTCATGGTTACCTGCTCGGAGACTTGCTCCGGCTTCAAGAGCTTCGTCTGGTGGGGGGATCATTGCTACGCATCGAAATCGGAGCTTTCGGTGGTTTGACGCAATTTAAAGTACTGAATGTGTCTAGAAACTTTCTCACCACACTTGAAGTAGGAGCTTTTCACTCAGTTGAAACCCTAAAAGCTCTAGGACTTGATAACAACCCCCTAGCATGCGACTGTCGTTTGCTATGGGTGGTGCGAAGACAAGTATACCTGGACTTTGGTGGCGCTCCACCGACCTGCACTACCTCGGCCCAGCTGCAGAGCTGGAATTTTCTTGACTTTACCGAAGCTGACGTCCCGGGCCTGCTCACATGTCGGCAGCCTCGTATTCTGAACCGGACACCTCAAGCAGTGAGAGTCGATCAGGGACACACGGTGGTGTTTTATTGCAATGCGGAAGGTGACCCTGTGCCATCTGTCACCTGGCTAAACCCACAGCTAAAATCTTTATCACCCATGGGTAGAATACGGACTCTCTCTAATGGCTCGCTTGAAGTTCGCTATGCTCAGCCTCAAGACAGTGGTACTTACCTCTGTGTGGCATCCAATGCGGCAGGAAATAACACCCTGCCCGTCAGCCTGCGTGTCCGAGCCTTTCCATCGTCTTCTAAAAACCCCTTCCTTCTTGAAGGTTGGTTTGCCTTCCCGTCTCCGTCTCCGGGTGTGAATGGAACTCAGAAACTCTCCTTTGATGTCAAGACATTACTGATGGCAGCAACCATCGGGTTCCtgtcatttttcagctctgtgagCGTGTGCTTCATTTTCATGTTCCTCTGGAGCAAGAGCAAAGGGCAAATAAAGCACACAGCCACAATAGCATATGTGCCACGAAGTGCTGTGTCAAGTAGTAAAGGAGGCAACCAGATGGAGACAAGCAGGTTCACCATGAAACTGATATGA